The following DNA comes from Leptolyngbyaceae cyanobacterium.
GCAGAACACTAACACCGCAGAGTTTACCAAACTAAAACAGATTTTCTCTGTCTCGGTTTTTCCCCAACTTTTTAGCTGCGAAGCTGCCTTGTCCCTAACAAGGTGCCCTTATCCAGAGCAGAAGTGTTTTTGCTGAAAGTACAGGGATACTACCTGTTACCGATCGGCGATCCACCGATCGCTCTACTAAGAGAGTAAACTTTCTAACGGTAGCGATCGATCGCTCGGCGGTATACGCGCAATCCATTGGTTGGCGCACCAGTTGGGCATCCAGAACCCAAACCTTAGCTAGCTAATGTATTACTACCTCGTGACTAAAGGTAGCACAAGCAATATGGCTGATAGCCTAACCGCTCGATCGAAATTTATGATTCACTCGTACCCAGGTTTTCCCTCGTTCCCAGGTTCCACCTGAGAATGCTGTTTTAGAGGCTCTGCCTCCTGTAGCTATTGGAGGCAGAGCCTCCAGACTTGCGTTACCAGGCTGGAGCTTGGTAACGAGGGGAAACCGGGTTTTAGCGATCGCAATTCACTCAAAGAACAATTATCATTCTTGGAGGTAGCTGTAAAGATTTTTTATTAATCTTTGCCATCCGATCTGGAACTAACTCAGAACAACCTGGAACTCAGTTAAAAGTTTTGAGTAGATATGGAGGTGATGAGTTACTTGAAGTATTTCTTGAAAAATATCAAATTCATCTTGAAACGGCAGGCTAACAACCCACTTGCAATAAACTGCTGGAAGCTGGTGGTATTGATGCTAACGTTACTTGCAACCGCTAAAGGTAATCTTTAGATCTAAAGCTTATTGATGAGAGAAAGCCTTGTGGAGTTACTACGCGATCGCACCAAATACAATTCCCAACGATAAAATGTCTTCTGAAAACCGCTATCCTTGTCCTTGTTGTGGCTACAAAACTTTAGATGCTAAACCACCAGGTACTTATCTGATCTGCCCGATTTGTTTTTGGGAAGATAATGAGGATATGACTGATGAGTATGAGTATAACTGGAGTAGTTCTAATCAAGTTTCTCTGCGACAAGCCCAACGAAATTTTATCGAATTTGGAGCTTGCGAGCAACACTGGTTAAATGATGTGCGTGCGCCTACAGTTGATGATGTGCGAGACTCGAATTGGGAAATAATAGATGTTTTAGCCGAAAAAGCTCGATTAACCTTAATTGAAAAAATTAATGCTGCCTTCAAAGATGTAACTCTCGAAGATGGGGTTTCCTTGCATCAAGCAAGAGCTAGAGATGATTATGAAGATGAATGGCTAGCTCGGCAAATCGATCGAGAAGTTCGATGGCAGGAAATTCCGGATAGTTGGATAAAAACATTTCATGATGTCTTTTCGTTTATGGATGCCAAAGGATTTCGCCATGCTATTCCTGCTTATATGCTCTGGTGTCTCAAACCGAATAAATCTAATACAAACTCTTTTTGGGCAACAACTTACTATTTACGTCAAAATTCCAATCCTCTTTTCGAGCTATTTAATGAAACTCAACTTCAGGTAATTTCTGAGTTTCTGGATTTTATCGATATCTTTCCAGAGACATTTACAGCACTTTCCTAATAAATGCTGTACATAAAAACCCGGTTTCTTCAAGAAACCGGGTTTTTATCCCGTACTTCAGGTAACTGGAATCTGCTGTAATATCGAATACTCAAATGTTTGCTACAGATAAATGATGGGGAGGTGGGGAGATGGGGGGATGGGGAGAGAGATCTGTAGCATTATTTTTTCTATTCGATTTAATATAACATTCATATTTCTAGGTACAAGATGTGAGTTTAGGTAAGTTGTTGCGTTTTCTTTTAAGGAGTAACAACTTACCTGAAAATTAAAGCGATTATTAAAAATAGCTCAACTTTCGCTGGCTAAAGATGTGGGTGCGATCGCAATTCCTCCTTCACTCACTCCTGACTGTTTCAAGTTATCCAAAATCTCGATCACTTCCCGTTCAAAAGCCACTTGTGCGCGATTCGTTCTTCCCCCAACGTAGAGGCTGCCATCTTTTTGCAAAGCCCAAATTTGGGAGTGAGAAACATAGCTCATAATCACGCCTAGCATGAGCAAACCAAAACCAGTATATACGATCGGAATTCCCGGATCGGCTTTAATTTGCAAACCAGTACTACCGATTACTTCCAAAATTTTTAGCTGAACGCCATTAATTTCGGTAGACATTCCTTCTCGAACGGTGGTTGCTAGTTGACCTTTAGTATCGTAAACTAGTAAAGTTCCTTGCAAATCTCTTGCCAAAAGGGAAACCCCTTCACTCAAATCTGGTTTAGTGGGAATCCAAGTTCCCCAGATTTTAGCTTGACCTGGCTTACTTAATTCTGCCATTGGCATTTGGAAAATCGGGCTATT
Coding sequences within:
- a CDS encoding DUF6714 family protein, translated to MWSYYAIAPNTIPNDKMSSENRYPCPCCGYKTLDAKPPGTYLICPICFWEDNEDMTDEYEYNWSSSNQVSLRQAQRNFIEFGACEQHWLNDVRAPTVDDVRDSNWEIIDVLAEKARLTLIEKINAAFKDVTLEDGVSLHQARARDDYEDEWLARQIDREVRWQEIPDSWIKTFHDVFSFMDAKGFRHAIPAYMLWCLKPNKSNTNSFWATTYYLRQNSNPLFELFNETQLQVISEFLDFIDIFPETFTALS